Proteins co-encoded in one Candidatus Hydrogenedens sp. genomic window:
- a CDS encoding (2Fe-2S)-binding protein translates to MANEIMNKCCCGSKFQSTYKIENDNTCPECNRSGIKVKNITVKHLVDDTLEEMVGDMDYYICMNEECDIVYYN, encoded by the coding sequence ATGGCTAATGAGATAATGAATAAATGTTGCTGTGGTAGCAAATTTCAATCAACATATAAAATAGAGAATGACAACACATGCCCTGAATGTAATAGGTCAGGAATCAAAGTGAAAAATATTACGGTTAAGCATTTGGTAGATGATACACTGGAAGAAATGGTCGGAGATATGGATTATTATATATGCATGAATGAAGAATGTGATATTGTTTATTATAATC